The following coding sequences are from one Thermoplasmatales archaeon window:
- a CDS encoding fumarate hydratase C-terminal domain-containing protein, with product MEYRLNLPVGEEDILKIRAGDVIYVSGTVVTARDEAHKKAIEMFDKKEKLPIDFSKVAIYHCGPIVKKEASSWVAIAAGPTTSRRMELFEYDFIKRFGTRIIIGKGGMGKKTSDACKEFKAIYASFTGGAAVLAANAIKKVKNVFWLEELGMPEALWVFEVENFGPLIVTIDAHGRNITEEVKEKAQEVVKKIEFEE from the coding sequence ATGGAATATAGATTAAATCTGCCTGTTGGCGAAGAAGATATTTTGAAGATAAGAGCGGGAGATGTTATTTATGTAAGCGGAACAGTTGTGACCGCAAGGGATGAGGCACATAAGAAAGCAATAGAGATGTTTGATAAAAAAGAAAAATTGCCGATTGATTTCTCAAAGGTTGCAATTTATCACTGCGGGCCAATTGTGAAAAAAGAAGCTTCATCCTGGGTCGCCATCGCAGCGGGCCCAACAACAAGCAGGAGGATGGAATTATTTGAATATGACTTTATAAAAAGATTTGGAACAAGGATAATAATAGGGAAGGGAGGAATGGGTAAAAAGACAAGCGATGCGTGCAAGGAATTCAAAGCTATTTATGCATCTTTTACTGGAGGAGCTGCGGTTTTAGCTGCAAATGCAATTAAAAAAGTTAAAAATGTTTTCTGGCTTGAAGAGCTTGGTATGCCAGAAGCTTTATGGGTGTTTGAAGTTGAAAACTTCGGTCCCCTCATAGTTACAATAGATGCTCATGGAAGAAACATAACTGAAGAAGTGAAGGAAAAGGCTCAGGAAGTAGTTAAAAAAATTGAATTTGAAGAATAG
- a CDS encoding fumarate hydratase, whose translation MKDKIANAIADLISSAVIDLPSDVEKALIKAMEKEDEIGKAQLKAILENVDLARKQKKPICQDTGTQTFFVRVGTNFPYIDIIEEAIIEGVRRATKNIPLRPNAVDSLKGKNSGDNTGNFVPPIHWEIFKGDDCFITAMPKGGGSENASIVKMLPPGVGIKGVKKFVLEWVASLGGDPCPPTTVGVGIGGSANVAMDLAKKALIRKIGEKNRDKEIAKIEEELLEAINSTGIGAMGLGGKTTVLDVHVEVAHRHPASLPVAIALQCWANRRKSIKIDKEGRIWNID comes from the coding sequence ATGAAAGATAAAATAGCGAATGCCATTGCGGATTTAATTTCTTCCGCAGTAATTGATCTGCCATCAGATGTGGAGAAGGCATTGATAAAAGCAATGGAAAAAGAGGATGAAATTGGAAAAGCACAGCTTAAAGCAATTTTAGAAAATGTTGATCTCGCAAGAAAGCAAAAGAAACCAATTTGCCAAGATACTGGAACACAAACTTTTTTTGTAAGAGTTGGAACAAATTTTCCATATATAGATATAATTGAGGAAGCAATTATTGAAGGAGTGAGAAGAGCAACAAAAAATATACCATTGCGTCCAAATGCGGTTGACTCATTAAAAGGAAAAAATAGCGGAGATAACACAGGAAATTTTGTCCCTCCAATTCATTGGGAAATTTTTAAGGGTGACGATTGCTTTATTACTGCAATGCCAAAAGGAGGGGGTTCAGAAAATGCTTCTATTGTAAAAATGCTTCCTCCTGGAGTGGGAATTAAAGGAGTAAAGAAATTTGTGCTTGAATGGGTTGCTTCGCTCGGCGGCGACCCGTGCCCGCCAACTACTGTTGGGGTGGGCATTGGAGGAAGTGCGAATGTGGCCATGGATTTGGCAAAGAAGGCACTTATAAGGAAAATAGGTGAAAAGAATAGAGACAAGGAAATTGCAAAAATCGAGGAAGAGCTTCTGGAAGCAATAAATTCAACTGGTATAGGAGCAATGGGGCTAGGAGGAAAGACAACAGTGCTTGATGTACATGTTGAAGTTGCTCATCGTCACCCTGCATCTCTTCCTGTTGCTATAGCCCTTCAATGCTGGGCAAATAGAAGGAAAAGTATTAAAATTGATAAGGAGGGGAGAATATGGAATATAGATTAA